The nucleotide window CGCCGGACAACGGCCTGAAGCTGTGGCGGCCGGACGGCCGGGCGTTCGGCGAGTCGGAACGCGAGGCGGTCGCCGCCCGCGTCGCGGACGACGACTACGAGTTCGCCGCCTGGGACGAGTTCGGCGACCGCCGGCGCGACCGCGAGGCGACCGCCGACCACCGACGGGCACTCGTCGCGCACGCCCGGGAGCTGTTCGGCGGGGAGCCGGAGCCGTTGTCGGAGACGGTTGTCGTCGACATCGGCAACGGCACCGGGCAGGTCACGGCGGCAGCACTGGACGCGCTCGGATGTGCCGTCCAGACGCTGAACGGCCAGCCGGACGGTCGCTTCCCCGGGCGGCCCAGCGAGCCGACGGCAGAGAACTGTGAACTGCTCCAGACGGCCGTCGCGTCGTCGGACGCGACCGTCGGGGTCGCCCACGACGGCGACGCCGACCGGATGCGGGCCGTCGACGAGACCGGAGCGTTCCTCTCGGGTGACGACACGCTGGCCGTGTTCGCCCACGCGGCGGCGACGGCCGGCGACACGGTCGCCGTCCCGGTAGACACGAGTCTGGCGGTCGCCGACACGCTCGCCGAGCAGGACGCCGCCGTCACCCGGACGCCGGTCGGTGACGTGTACGTCGCCGCCGCGACAGCACGCGAGGGGGTCGTCTTCGGCGGTGAGCCGTCCGGCGCGTGGATCTGGCCCGACGAGACCCGGTGTCCGGACGGCCCGCTCGCCGCCTGCCGGCTGGTCGCGCTCGTCGCCCGTGAGGGGCCGTTGTCGGAGCTGGCCGCGACGGTCGACTCCTACCCCATCCGGCGGGAGAACGTCGAGACCGACCGGAAGACGGCCGTCGTCGACGCGGTCGCCGACCGGGTCACCGACCGGTACCCGGCCGACGACGTCGACCGACTGGACGGCGTCCGGGTGGGGACCGAGAACGGCTGGTTTCTCGTGCGGGCCAGCGGCACCCAGCCGCTCGTGCGTGTCACCGCCGAGGCGCGCACGGCCGCCGACGCCGACGCCCTCCTGGCGACCGCGACTGCCCTCGTGGACGACGCCAGGGAGACGGCCGCGGAGTGAGCCGTCGACGGCGGCGGTCGGATTCGACGGGCTTCAAGTGCCGGCGGCCGTCCGTCCGGGTGAGATGGACCGAGCGCTCCTCGTCGCGGTCGTCGTCGGCGTCGTCCAGGGGGTCTTCGAGTGGCTGCCGATCTCCAGCGAGGGGAACGTCGCGCTCGCGTTGTCGCTCCTCGGCCGGTCGCCCGAGGAGGCCGTCGCGTTCGCGTTGTTCCTCCACCTCGGGACCGCGTTGTCGGCGGCCGTCTACTACCGCGAGCGGATCGCCGGGCTGTTGGGAGCGCTGCCGTCGTGGCGCCCCGGCGGCGACGGCGACGACGCCACACTCGGCTTTCTCGCCGTCGCAACCGTCGCCTCCGGCGTCGTCGGGATCGGCGCCTACCAGACCGTGATCGGGCTGGTCTCCGAGACCGGCGGCGGGCTGTTCGTCGTCGCCGTCGGCGTGTTGCTCGTCGGGACCGGCCTGTTCCAACGGCTGTCGGCAGACCGCGCGGCCGAGACACGGACGACGCCCAGCCTCGCCGACGCCGTCCTGGTCGGTGCCGGCCAGGGGCTGGCGATCCTCCCGGGCGTGTCTCGCTCCGGGACGACGACCGGCCTCCTCCTGTTGCGCGGCTACGAGGAGTCACGCTCGTTCGAACTGTCGTTCCTGTTGTCGATCCCGGCCGCGCTCGGCGCGGGCGTGTTGGCGTACACGGACACCGGGCTCGCGGCGGCGCCGACGGCGGCCGTCGTCGCGTTGGGTGTCGCGGCCGTCGTCGGCTACGCGACCATCGACGCACTCCTGCGCGTGGTCGAGCGGGTGGCGTTCTGGGCGGTGTGTGTCGGGCTCGGTGGGTTGGCTGTGGTGGGGGGAGTGGTACTAGTCGTCTGAGAGGTGGCCAGGACGGGTTCGCCGCCACCAGTTATCAGCATCGGGCGTTTGAATACGCGGTAGTCGGACCGCGAACGTGAGGGTGTCTGACGCGAGTGAACAAAGGGGATCAGACCGGGTCGAGCGGACGGAGATCCCCGGGTCGTCGAGGCTGGCCGACGAGTTCCGTCTGCTGTCGGGCTGGGCCCGTGGTCGCGTCTGTACCGCCGGCTCACGGCTGAGCCGGAGGCGACCGTGCTCGTGATCGATCCCCGAGAGACGTACACAGTCGGGCCGTTCGTCCGGCTGTTGGACGTCGTCGTCGAGCGGAGCCAGCCGTACTGGGAGGAATCGACGCCGAAACGAGTGCCGGACGCAGCCGAACGTCTGGCGGTGCAGACCGCAGACACCCGCGCGGGGCGTGCGGTGATCCGTCTCTTCGAACCGCCAGAACCGTTGCGACAGGCTGGCGACGACGAGACGGCAGAAGCGGGGAACACCAACAGTGAGACCGCAACGGGGGGGAGCTCCGAGGACGCTGGCGCCGCTACGAGTGAGTCAGCCATCGCTCCGGACGAGCGTCAGCTCAACGGTTACGGTCCCGAGATCGAGCGTGACGGTGCCAAGCGTGTGGAGGTACCACGGATACCGGAGGAGAAAGTCTGGGCTACAGCGGTAAAAACAAATTTATTGATTAGAGTTTAGCACTGATATAGAAAGAGTCATGAGTAGCGTGGATATCCCCAGGTCGAGTAAGAGCGACCCAGGGAATACAACCCCAGTGTACAGTATCGCAAGTGAGGCGACCACCGCAGCAGATGATATCACTACGTTTCCAATCAGTGTAGTTGTTTCTGGTAAATTGAATTTCTTATTTGCTATTCTTATTCTGCCTCTAGTCCGCCGCCACCCATCAACAAGTAGTGCCATTCCTACACCGAGTTTGATTCCGGTTTGAGACCCGGACGTGATGCTGAACAGGACGATATAAATCCCAAGCAGTATCTCTCCAACCGTAGTCTGTGCTTCTAATACCTCAAGAATGGACTTACCACGGGCACGCAGTTCCACCGTGTGTCCTAAGAGAGGAGCTGAGAGCGGCTGCAGGAGCCTTTCGGTTCCCACAACCACCAATAATATACCAACGAGTACGGAGAATGACTGGATTTCACCTACCCAAAATGGCAATGGCAGGACTGGGCGCGACCACTCAACCAATCGGGTTAGAACCGGAACGTGGTCTATTTCCGATCCAGACGTTACAGATTGCTGTCGCATAGAGGGCCCGCCGAGGTTCTCGTCGCCAGGCAGCCTGTCGACTTCGTAGGGGAAGTTCCCAGTCGTATACGATGCTACGACATCTCCCTCGCGGGACACCTCAACTACCCGGTTGTTGTTGGTGTCCATAATCAGCGTATTTCCGTTTTCAAGCCGATCTGCATCTCTCGGCCAGTCAAGTGGTACACCGCCCGCAGATGTTAGGCTCCAAGACACGTTCCACTGTCCATCACTGTTCTTTAGTTCCACTATTCTATTATTTTCACTGTCTGCAACTAGTACAGTGTCGTTGTTGAGCCACTGTGGGTTGTGTTGCCTCCACAGAATAGAGTGATCTCTGTCTTTGTTTATTACTTCTACAACCGTTTTGTTCCTGTTTATCATGAGTATTTGATCCTTGTTTCTGACAGACACCATGTACCTGTCTGGTCCGACCCTATCAACATCGTTAATGTGGAGCCAATCAGTCCGTGTAGGGTTGGGAGGTCGGGTGTAGTAAGAACTTGCATTCCATCTCCAAACTACAGATTCACTTTTTGGATTTACAATGAGTATACGTTCATATTCCATGTCTGCAAGAATCACGTTGCCGGACGGGAGCAGGTCTGCATCGTGAACTTCACTGTTGAACTCATCTCGGACAGGATACGTCCATTGGTGGGTGATTTCACTTGATCCAGTATCGATAATCCTGAACCCAGTTCTCGTGCACGGGGCGTCAAAGTCGCCACACTTCTGTGACTTTTTAGTGAAAGCGGCCAAGACAGAAGATTCGTCAACTGAATCTACGTCGAAGTAGGCACTTGCATTTCCATAGCTCCAAATGCGTTCCCCCGACTGAGTCGTAATATGTATTTCTCCAGATTGTTGTACACCGACGATATTTCTTTGATCCGATTCCGCCACATTATTGGTTGAGATATTAGGGGCTGTTGCTAATCCGATGGCGAATCCAGCCGTCACAACCAATAGTGCCACCCCATACAGTTTTGCCGCTTGTTTCGTAGACTTTCTCATGCTAGACTAGTCCCCCGTCAGATTCTGGTTTTGCCTTGTACCCTGCGTTTAAAAACCGGTCGGTATGTCGCCACCCAAGTGATTTTTTTATACCCGAATACATCCGAACCACCATGGCCAGTCAGAACGTCGTGTTGGTCTGCATCGACACGGTGAGGCGAGACACTTTCGAAGCCGTCGCCGACCGACTCGGGACGCGTGCAGACACCAGGTTCACCAACGCGTGGGCAGCGAGTACCTGGAGCGTCCCGAGTCACGCGAGTATGTTCACTGGGGACTTGCCGAGCGAACACGGGAACTTCTCCCGGTCGATCAGGTTCGACGAACTCCCCGACTACGGAACGTTCCTCAACCGCATGGAGATGGAGAGCACCTGGGGCGTGAGTGCGAACGGCTACGCAAACTCGTCGTTCGGCTTCGACGATCTGTTCGACGAGTTCGTCGACGTGTACGACGGCGTACGGTACCCGAGCGCCATCGACCTCCGGAAGTTCGTCAGACAGTCTGACCGAGAGGGTGTGTCGCTGTACCTCTCGTTCCTTCGAGCAGCCGTGACCAGCAGCTCTCCCGTCGGGTCACTCACGAACGGAGTAGGTGCACTGACATCACAGATCCTCGAGAACTCTCGACTTCCGGTCCCGACCCCGTTCGACGGGGGTGCGAAAGCGGTCCTCTCGTCGGTTGAAGAGCTCGAGTTCCGAGAACCGTTCTTCGGCTTCGTCAACGTCATGGACGCACACTCCCCGCTCACCGACGCGCTACACTTCGATTCGGATCTTTACTCCGTCCCGAGAGGGTGGACTAGCGCGAACGTCGACTTCGTCGACGAGGGACCGCAAGCGGTCCCCGCCGCCGTCGACAACTACCGGTCGCTGTACCAGGCTGCCGTCGACTACGTCGACCGCATCGTGGACCGTGTGATCGACGTGTTGGACGAGCAGACGGATAGAGAGACGACGGTCGTCCTGACGGCCGACCACGGAGACAACCTCGGGTACGCCAGCGAGTGGCACCAGTGGGGGCACGTGTACTGCAATCGGTTCACCGACTCGCTGTTGAACGTCCCGATGGCTATCGTCAACGCCCCAGAGGGATACGACGACATCGAACAAGAGCTGTTCTCGCATCTGGACCTCGGGAGACTCCTCGTCGCCCTCTCTCGAGGGGAGACACCACACCTCTGGCGGGAACTGTCGCCGTTCGAGACGATGGGTGTCGGGACAATCCAGAGTAGCGATCTGAACGAGTCCGACATCGAGTCGAAGCTTGCCGAGTGGGACGTACAGATGCGAGGAGTCGTGACGGAGGAGGGGGAACTGATTCAGTGGCAGCAGGGCGGTGAAGCCGTCACCGGAGACGGTAGTGACTACCGAACGGGACTCCCCGAGTCCCACGATCGATCGGTGCTGGAGTCCGCATTCGAGGACGACTTCCCGTCCGTGTCGGGTGACGGTCGGGACGATATTGACCAAGCCACGCAAGAACGGTTGGAACGGCTCGGGTACCGAGAGTGAAGACATGAGAACACGGTACTATACGTGTTATACACACGTTTCTACCTCTACTTTAACATCCTCTTTTTGTTGAATATATATATTTTTCCTTCAGTGGTGTTATACTTGTTTATCATATCTAGTCTCGAAGTATTGATTTCTCCTCGCCACGGATATCCCCACCCCCCACTCAGACGCACTGTGGTGTTTTTGGGTAGCTTGGATCCAGAAAGAAGTACATCAAAAGTTGGATGCCCTTGTCTGGTCGCGGTATACTCTTGTCCTATTCTACCATAATATACAGATCTCATTGAGATCCCTCTCTTCATTATCTGGTATCCAATTTCGTGCTTATATGGGATCTGCTCGGCTCTGTTCTGATAGTTATGCATCTCCAACCAGACAGAATCGCATCCATGCTGTTTTATTGACTCTCCTATCGGAGGGGCTTCCTCAGGTTGAACGGCACTTCCATAGCTTGCAGGGCCAGCCCAGACAACCATGGCATGTGTAGCACCAAGTATCAAGAATACAGCGACTACTATTTTTGTGCTTCTTTTTTTATATCTATTAGAGGAAATTAAATTGAAAACTAGCAAGAGAATGGAAAGTGCGATGACTATTGTCGCGCGGGCTGCTACTCGAAATGAGTCAACAACCGGTAAGTGATATATTAATGATGATTCACCACTAGCGAGCTGGGTGCCGATAAAGATAGATACTAGCACACCAATCCCCCACTTCAGGCGGAAGCTATCGGACGAGGAGATTGCTATCCATAGTCCGAATGCAGCGAGTAAAGGAATAGTAAATCCCACACCTGCGTATGCTTCATAATAAATAGCATCAGACACTGGGATGAGATTTCCAACGATTTCTAGACCAGATATGCCACTACTAACCTGCGGGCGTTCAGCACCTCCAATCACAACGGGTAGTATACTTAGTATAATTTTAGGAAAAGAAATTATAGATGCTTTAGCAGCCCCAATAATAAATGGTTTATTTTTAGTAATTAGTATTATAGGAGCTGCCACACACAAAGAATAAAAGCTGTGATATATACCCCCAACAAATAGTACTACAGACATGCATAGTCCAAAGAGAACCCCACTCATGTGTGGGTAGTTACGCAGCCTTAGTGGAGTTACTTGATGGATTGCAAGCACAACCCATGGATAAGCGAGCGTTTTCTCGATGTGCCCATCGAACAGAGCCATGGGAGATGTCCAAATAATAGCGATTGGAAGCGCAAGGTACCATTCAGTCCGCTTTTTAGCGAAATAATAAGATACTACTCCTGGGACAATATAGTGTATGGAAAGCAAAACTTTTAGATAAGGGGCTATCGGGACATTTGGAATATAAAGTGGCCATATCGGTGGATCGAATCCTTTCCAAAGAGGATTAACAAATTGATACTGTCCACCGTACCAAAGATCTGTGTATATCGGGAGGTCCCCGTTAGCGAGTGAGTGGCGAGCATGTATTATCGGATACATATTACTAATTCCGTCTCCGCCAAATGGCAGACCAGGGTGAAAAAAGTGACCACGCATAAATATAATAGGAGAAAAAGGAAAAATAACAAAACAATGTACTCTTTTATGTTAAGTTCGTTTCTGGTTTTCATGTTTCCAATGGTTGGGCGTGCCGAGCATACTCATACGAAGCATTAAGTCTTTTTATTGACTTATATTAGAACTTTTTCTAACTCTATATATAATAAAGTTTGTTTTTTGTATGAGTTTCACTAGCTGCCCCTCGCCTCGCTCGTTGAATAGTCTATATAAATGCTGGAGCACCCGTTTGAGTAGACGCGGCTCCTGTTCAGGAGTGTCGACTGTATCTCTGTGGTCGGAACCTTACCCTGGAACTTGGTCGAGAGTTCACCCGTTCGCGTGTTGTCACACCGGAGATACACGTACCCTCGGATGTTCCTGTCGCTCGGGCCGTCGATCCCCAACCCATCTCGTGCGTCGGGGGAATCACACGCCGCGACGATGTGTTCGCCGTAGTAGTCCGCCCAGATCGGATCGTCGCCCCCGTTCGCGCACACCCACTGTGCGGCGGCGCGTTCCTCGGCTTGGGTCACACTCGTCTCGAACCGCTCTCCCTCGTCGTTCATCACTTCGCCGTACGGAACACCGAACAGCTGGAAGATCCCGTACGTCCCGGCGACGAGTTGGACGACGAGGAAGACGGCGACGAGAGTGTTAGCGCTCGGTACTGGGATACCGCCGAACTGGTGCCGAACTCGTTCGACACCACCGACCAGAGCACCGACACCCACGACGAACGCGGGTGCGAGGAACGCCAGTGTCTGGAAGTACGCCCGGAACGGACCGTAGCCGGTGTACACTCGCGTCACGACGAACGAGACGCCCAAGACGCCGACAGCGGCCAGCGTGTACGGCACTCTGTCGTCGACCGGCTGCGACCCGAGCGCGCTGCGAGCGACCGCGAGCGCACCGAGAAGCATCGTCCCGATAGTCGAGTAGTAGACGAGTCGCGTCGCCGTGTCCGCGGCTGCGCGTCCGAGTCCCGGGATCAGTCCCCGAAAGCCGTCGCCGCTACTCGCTGCTGTCCCGTCGAGTCCGAGGCCTGGTGCCTCGTCCACGACAGACGTACCGGCTCGGTCGTTCGATCCGTCGGTGCCGTCGTTGGACTTGCCACCACCCGTCTCGCCACCGCCCGTCTCGCCACCACCCGTCTCGCCACCGCCCGTCTCGCCACCACCCGTCTCGCCACCACCCGTCTCGCCACCGCCCGTCTCGCCACCACCCGTCTCGCCACCGCCCGTCTCGCCACCGCCCGTCTCGCCACCACCCGTCTCGCCACCGCCCGTCTCGCCACCACCCGTCTCGCCACCGCCCGTCTCGCCACTCGGTGTGCCCGGCGGTTGTGAGTCGGTTGGGGTCGGAGTCGCTCCCGCCTCTGGCTGGAAGTCACTCGCTGAGGCACTCTGGAACCCCTTCCCGAGTTGCTGGATTCCTTCCACGATGTCGAAGAAGATCGACGGGGAGACGACAACGTACCACGCGATTGTCACGATACCGATCGCCATCATACTCGTCCGAGCGGGTGTGATACGTCGGAGCTCTGTCACGAGTGACTCTCGGTCGCCGAGGAGGAGTTTCCAGACCTCGCCGAACCCGAGAATAGCGAGGAGGATCAGCGCCGAGGTGTAGTGACTCACCACCACGGCGGCGGCGAAAACGACGAACAGTCCCCACCGCTGTCGGTCGGTGAGTCCGTCGTCGAACAGACAGACGAAGGCAACAAACATGAACACGAACGCGAGGAGGGTCCGAACGACTGTCCCGAGGAGCGTGACGTACACGAACTGGAACGGGAGGAAGGCCGCCGCGAGGAAGGCTCGTCGGTCACCCAGCCGGTCCCGGAACAACAGGAACACCGAGAGCGGAATAGACGCCTCGAACACCCGGTACACGAGTTTGTACACGTACTCGTCCAGGCCGGAGACGAGATGCAACGAGGCTGGGATCACAGTGATACTGAGCAGCCCGTTGAACCGCTCCCAGAACTGTCCACTGGTGAACCGCACCGGATTCCACCCGCCCTGGTCGACTACCGTTCTGAACAGGTAGTACTCGAAGCCAAGATCACCGTTCGAACTGAGGAACGGAGAGCGCAGTCCGTGAAGGAGTGCCATCCCGACGCCGATCGCGAAGATCGCGAGCGGGTACGCCCCTGTCGGAACGTCGTCCGCGACCGCGAAGTAGATCACGTACAATGCGGCGACGGCGAGCGTCGCGTACACGCCGACGCGCTGGCCGGTCGTGTACAGGAGTCGACTCCCGGCGACCGCGAGGATCGGGACGGCGACGACGCCGTACGCGGTCGCACTCGACAGCGACACGTCCGGGAGCGGCGGCCGTGGGACCCGAGTCGGCGAAGAGGCGAACAGCGGGCGGATCGCACTCAGCGTCAGTGTCACCCCGGCGAGGAGTGACACGTGGGCGGTCGGTTCGAACACACCGAGGAGTC belongs to Halobaculum sp. MBLA0143 and includes:
- the glmM gene encoding phosphoglucosamine mutase; translation: MFGTSGVRGPVGDELTAATALSVGRALPSCGHETVVVGRDPRETGPALVDALAAGVRECGGDVIDLGLAATPTVARAVGTRDADAGVAVTASHNPAPDNGLKLWRPDGRAFGESEREAVAARVADDDYEFAAWDEFGDRRRDREATADHRRALVAHARELFGGEPEPLSETVVVDIGNGTGQVTAAALDALGCAVQTLNGQPDGRFPGRPSEPTAENCELLQTAVASSDATVGVAHDGDADRMRAVDETGAFLSGDDTLAVFAHAAATAGDTVAVPVDTSLAVADTLAEQDAAVTRTPVGDVYVAAATAREGVVFGGEPSGAWIWPDETRCPDGPLAACRLVALVAREGPLSELAATVDSYPIRRENVETDRKTAVVDAVADRVTDRYPADDVDRLDGVRVGTENGWFLVRASGTQPLVRVTAEARTAADADALLATATALVDDARETAAE
- a CDS encoding undecaprenyl-diphosphate phosphatase, with amino-acid sequence MDRALLVAVVVGVVQGVFEWLPISSEGNVALALSLLGRSPEEAVAFALFLHLGTALSAAVYYRERIAGLLGALPSWRPGGDGDDATLGFLAVATVASGVVGIGAYQTVIGLVSETGGGLFVVAVGVLLVGTGLFQRLSADRAAETRTTPSLADAVLVGAGQGLAILPGVSRSGTTTGLLLLRGYEESRSFELSFLLSIPAALGAGVLAYTDTGLAAAPTAAVVALGVAAVVGYATIDALLRVVERVAFWAVCVGLGGLAVVGGVVLVV
- a CDS encoding sulfatase-like hydrolase/transferase produces the protein MASQNVVLVCIDTVRRDTFEAVADRLGTRADTRFTNAWAASTWSVPSHASMFTGDLPSEHGNFSRSIRFDELPDYGTFLNRMEMESTWGVSANGYANSSFGFDDLFDEFVDVYDGVRYPSAIDLRKFVRQSDREGVSLYLSFLRAAVTSSSPVGSLTNGVGALTSQILENSRLPVPTPFDGGAKAVLSSVEELEFREPFFGFVNVMDAHSPLTDALHFDSDLYSVPRGWTSANVDFVDEGPQAVPAAVDNYRSLYQAAVDYVDRIVDRVIDVLDEQTDRETTVVLTADHGDNLGYASEWHQWGHVYCNRFTDSLLNVPMAIVNAPEGYDDIEQELFSHLDLGRLLVALSRGETPHLWRELSPFETMGVGTIQSSDLNESDIESKLAEWDVQMRGVVTEEGELIQWQQGGEAVTGDGSDYRTGLPESHDRSVLESAFEDDFPSVSGDGRDDIDQATQERLERLGYRE
- a CDS encoding DUF2206 domain-containing protein: MDEAPGLGLDGTAASSGDGFRGLIPGLGRAAADTATRLVYYSTIGTMLLGALAVARSALGSQPVDDRVPYTLAAVGVLGVSFVVTRVYTGYGPFRAYFQTLAFLAPAFVVGVGALVGGVERVRHQFGGIPVPSANTLVAVFLVVQLVAGTYGIFQLFGVPYGEVMNDEGERFETSVTQAEERAAAQWVCANGGDDPIWADYYGEHIVAACDSPDARDGLGIDGPSDRNIRGYVYLRCDNTRTGELSTKFQGKVPTTEIQSTLLNRSRVYSNGCSSIYIDYSTSEARGS
- a CDS encoding histone H1-like repetitive region-containing protein — translated: MPQRVTSSQRRERLRPQPTHNRRAHRVARRAVARRVVARRAVARRVVARRAVARRAVARRVVARRAVARRVVARRVVARRAVARRVVARRAVARRVVASPTTAPTDRTTEPVRLSWTRHQASDSTGQQRVAATAFGD